One Lytechinus variegatus isolate NC3 chromosome 14, Lvar_3.0, whole genome shotgun sequence genomic region harbors:
- the LOC121428032 gene encoding melatonin receptor type 1A-like produces MPLFDNNTTTTFEISVQGIIAAAIFATTSLVGIPGNFLVIMAVSLSQQLKTSTNIFVVALAIIDLLNCLLLPVQVMSLLGVGRSVAFDLVCTIAAVCLYVFLGISVSTLTLIAYNRFYMITKVGGEYTRLFTKKKMVAMLLVISGAVSVVTVALAATGTATFGYYEGICAHAEGNSYTYMSGVWLITSLVVILVCYVKIYRHIKRHLRHVASMKQNSDSPATSQTVEPKTANGGFAQRQKELESKITVNMLIVIVFFFMCVFPSILTLVLPGDQDASALIVAILALNSCLNPLVYAWKHPVFRHVFKCILGGKINLIKEPTQWARSLRRTAHVTEQ; encoded by the coding sequence ATGCCATTATTTGATAATAACACAACGACCACCTTCGAGATCAGTGTTCAGGGTATTATTGCTGCTGCCATATTCGCTACGACATCTTTGGTCGGAATCCCTGGCAACTTTCTAGTCATCATGGCCGTTTCCCTGTCTCAACAACTCAAGACATCGACCAACATATTTGTCGTCGCCCTCGCCATCATTGATCTCCTCAACTGCCTCCTCTTGCCTGTTCAAGTGATGTCCCTCCTAGGGGTCGGAAGATCCGTTGCTTTCGACTTGGTTTGTACCATCGCTGCGGTTTGTCTTTACGTCTTCTTGGGGATAAGTGTTTCCACATTGACCTTGATCGCTTACAATCGATTTTACATGATCACGAAAGTAGGAGGAGAGTACACACGACTCTTCACCAAGAAAAAGATGGTAGCAATGCTTTTAGTAATAAGTGGCGCAGTATCCGTTGTCACCGTTGCCCTTGCGGCAACTGGAACTGCAACCTTCGGATACTATGAAGGCATATGCGCTCACGCCGAAGGTAATTCATATACCTACATGTCTGGTGTATGGTTAATAACCTCTCTTGTCGTTATTTTGGTATGCTACGTCAAAATTTATCGACACATCAAGCGCCATTTGCGTCATGTTGCGTCAATGAAGCAGAATTCCGATTCTCCGGCCACCAGTCAGACTGTTGAACCCAAGACGGCTAACGGAGGGTTTGCGCAGCGCCAGAAGGAACTGGAATCTAAGATCACCGTCAATATGCTCATCGTCATCGTGTTCTTCTTTATGTGTGTGTTCCCGTCCATTCTGACGTTGGTACTGCCCGGTGATCAGGACGCGAGCGCCCTCATCGTCGCCATCCTTGCCCTCAACAGCTGCCTCAACCCTCTCGTCTACGCCTGGAAGCATCCCGTGTTCCGACACGTCTTTAAATGTATCCTTGGTGGAAAGATCAACCTTATCAAAGAACCAACTCAATGGGCTCGATCGCTCCGAAGGACTGCACACGTAACCgaacaatga